The following proteins come from a genomic window of Panicum hallii strain FIL2 chromosome 8, PHallii_v3.1, whole genome shotgun sequence:
- the LOC112902653 gene encoding SKP1-like protein 1 has translation MAAEGEKKMITLKSSDGEEFEVEEAVAMESQTIRHMIEDDCADNGIPLPNVNSKILSKVIEYCNKHVHAAAAAAAASKAGSDDAGAAAANSNAASGEDLKNWDADFVKVDQATLFDLILAANYLNIKGLLDLTCQTVADMIKGKTPEEIRKTFNIKNDFTPEEEEEIRRENQWAFE, from the exons ATGGCGGCCGAGGGCGAGAAGAAGATGATCACGCTCAAGAGCTCCGACGGCGAGGAGTTCGAGGTGGAGGAGGCGGTCGCCATGGAGTCGCAGACCATCCGTCACATGATCGAGGACGACTGCGCCGACAACGGCATCCCGCTCCCCAACGTCAACTCTAAGATCCTCTCCAAGGTCATCGAGTACTGCAACAAGCACGtccacgccgcagccgccgcggccgccgcgtccAAGGCCGGCTCTGACGACgcgggggccgccgccgccaacagCAACGCCGCCTCCGGCGAAGACCTCAAGAACTGGGACGCCGACTTCGTCAAGGTCGATCAGGCCACGCTGTTCGACCTCATCTTG GCTGCAAACTACCTCAACATCAAGGGGCTGCTGGACCTGACCTGCCAGACTGTTGCTGACATGATCAAGGGCAAGACTCCTGAGGAGATCCGCAAGACCTTCAACATCAAGAACGACTTCACCcctgaggaggaagaggagatcCGCAGAGAGAACCAGTGGGCCTTCGAGTAG